From a region of the Stenotrophomonas sp. BIO128-Bstrain genome:
- a CDS encoding NADH-quinone oxidoreductase subunit B — translation MGVIQTLDGLMNNPVPEGRVDDILRPEGDNPLLEKGYVTTSVDALLNWARTGSMWPMTFGLACCAVEMMHAGAARLDLDRYGVVFRPSPRQSDVMIVAGTLVNKMAPALRKVYDQMPDPKWVISMGSCANGGGYYHYSYAVVRGCDRVVPVDIYVPGCPPTAEALVYGILQLQKKIWRTQTIAR, via the coding sequence ATGGGAGTAATTCAGACGCTCGACGGCCTGATGAACAACCCGGTCCCGGAAGGGCGGGTCGATGACATCCTGCGCCCCGAAGGCGACAACCCCCTGCTCGAAAAGGGCTACGTGACCACCAGCGTCGATGCGCTGTTGAATTGGGCGCGTACCGGTTCGATGTGGCCGATGACCTTTGGTCTGGCCTGCTGCGCAGTGGAAATGATGCACGCCGGTGCGGCGCGCCTGGATCTTGACCGTTACGGCGTGGTGTTCCGCCCGTCGCCGCGTCAGTCCGACGTGATGATCGTGGCCGGCACCCTGGTCAACAAGATGGCTCCGGCCCTGCGCAAGGTCTATGACCAGATGCCGGACCCGAAGTGGGTCATCTCGATGGGCAGCTGCGCCAACGGTGGCGGCTACTACCACTACTCCTATGCAGTAGTGCGTGGCTGTGACCGCGTGGTGCCGGTGGACATCTATGTCCCCGGCTGCCCACCTACCGCCGAAGCGCTGGTGTACGGGATCCTGCAGTTGCAGAAGAAGATCTGGCGTACGCAGACCATCGCCCGCTGA
- the tpiA gene encoding triose-phosphate isomerase produces the protein MRRKIVAGNWKLHGSRQFATDLVSDLVADLPLQGVDVVVLPPLPYLGELVEAFEGRAVAFGSQDVSSNEKGAYTGEVSATMLAEVGARYGLVGHSERRQYHAESSELVARKFAAALHAGLTPILCVGETLEQREANQTEAVIAAQLAPVLDLVGAAGFAQAVVAYEPVWAIGTGRTASKEQAQQVHAFIRGEVAKLDARIADSLSILYGGSVKPDNAAELFAQPDVDGGLVGGASLVAADFLAIAAAAAGR, from the coding sequence ATGCGCCGCAAGATCGTCGCCGGTAACTGGAAGCTGCACGGCAGCCGCCAATTCGCCACCGACCTGGTCAGTGACCTGGTTGCCGACCTCCCGCTGCAGGGCGTCGACGTCGTGGTCCTGCCGCCGCTGCCGTATCTGGGCGAGCTGGTCGAAGCCTTCGAAGGCCGCGCCGTCGCGTTCGGCTCCCAGGATGTCAGCAGCAATGAAAAGGGCGCCTACACCGGTGAAGTCTCGGCCACCATGCTGGCCGAAGTCGGGGCCCGCTACGGCCTGGTCGGTCACTCCGAGCGCCGGCAGTACCACGCTGAAAGCAGCGAACTGGTCGCCCGCAAGTTCGCCGCCGCTCTGCATGCCGGTCTGACCCCGATCCTGTGCGTCGGTGAGACGCTCGAGCAGCGCGAAGCCAACCAGACCGAGGCGGTCATCGCCGCCCAGCTGGCCCCCGTGCTGGATCTGGTCGGGGCCGCAGGGTTCGCCCAGGCCGTGGTCGCCTATGAGCCGGTCTGGGCCATCGGCACCGGCCGGACCGCCTCCAAGGAGCAGGCCCAGCAGGTCCACGCGTTCATCCGTGGCGAAGTGGCCAAGCTCGATGCTAGAATTGCGGATTCACTGTCGATCCTCTATGGCGGCAGCGTGAAGCCCGACAACGCCGCGGAACTGTTCGCACAGCCCGATGTCGATGGTGGGCTGGTGGGCGGCGCCTCGCTGGTGGCCGCGGACTTCCTTGCCATCGCTGCCGCGGCGGCGGGGCGCTAA
- a CDS encoding NADH-quinone oxidoreductase subunit A → MLAEYLPSLLFLIVATGIGVALMLVGRFLGPRRPDLKKLSPYECGFEAFEDARMKFDVRYYLIAIQFIVFDLEIIFIVPWTQVFMELGARSLVTMGLFVGMLFLGFIYVWKKGALEWE, encoded by the coding sequence GTGCTGGCCGAATATTTGCCGTCTCTGCTGTTTCTGATCGTTGCCACCGGTATCGGCGTTGCGCTGATGCTGGTTGGCCGATTCCTCGGTCCCCGACGTCCTGATCTTAAAAAGCTCTCGCCGTACGAATGCGGCTTCGAGGCTTTCGAGGACGCGCGCATGAAGTTCGATGTGCGCTACTACCTGATCGCGATTCAGTTCATCGTATTTGATCTGGAAATCATCTTCATCGTGCCGTGGACCCAGGTCTTCATGGAACTGGGCGCACGTTCGCTGGTCACGATGGGCCTCTTCGTAGGCATGCTTTTCCTCGGTTTCATTTACGTCTGGAAGAAGGGAGCGCTGGAATGGGAGTAA
- a CDS encoding NADH-quinone oxidoreductase subunit C — MAEQAHSFIDRLSARFAGAQVFVVEPRGEVTLEVPAADWHATALALRDEFGFEQAVDLCGLDYLGYGSDEWDTADVSSQGFSRGVEGKSVGRFAWGEFPTRETSDGAQPQPIPLQRFAVVAQLRSYQHNLTMRIRCFAPNEELPVVASLTNIWPGLNWFEREAFDLFGVIFEGHPDLRRILTDYGFVGHPFRKDFPLIGNVEVRYDEEKQRVIYEPVTSVEPRVGVPRVIRDDARFQTAAGESAQSEASK; from the coding sequence ATGGCAGAGCAAGCACATTCCTTCATCGACCGACTTTCCGCACGTTTCGCAGGTGCGCAGGTCTTCGTGGTCGAACCCCGCGGCGAAGTGACGCTGGAAGTGCCCGCCGCTGACTGGCATGCCACCGCTCTGGCGCTGCGCGACGAATTCGGTTTCGAGCAGGCCGTTGACCTGTGCGGCCTGGATTATCTCGGTTATGGCAGCGACGAATGGGATACGGCCGATGTGTCGTCCCAGGGTTTCAGTCGTGGCGTCGAGGGCAAGTCCGTCGGCCGTTTCGCCTGGGGTGAATTCCCCACCCGCGAAACCAGCGATGGCGCCCAGCCGCAGCCGATCCCGCTGCAGCGGTTTGCCGTGGTCGCCCAGCTGCGTTCCTACCAGCACAACCTCACCATGCGCATCCGCTGCTTTGCGCCGAACGAGGAACTGCCAGTGGTCGCCTCGCTGACCAACATCTGGCCGGGCCTGAACTGGTTCGAGCGCGAAGCGTTCGATCTGTTCGGCGTGATCTTCGAAGGTCACCCGGACCTGCGCCGCATCCTGACCGACTATGGCTTCGTCGGCCATCCGTTCCGCAAGGATTTCCCGCTGATCGGCAACGTCGAAGTGCGCTACGACGAAGAAAAACAGCGCGTCATCTATGAACCGGTGACCTCGGTCGAACCGCGTGTCGGCGTGCCGCGCGTGATCCGTGACGACGCCCGTTTCCAGACCGCTGCCGGTGAATCCGCGCAGTCGGAGGCAAGCAAGTGA
- the secG gene encoding preprotein translocase subunit SecG, protein MLMLILNVVYVLVAVAMIALILMQRGSGAAAGSGFGAGASGTVFGARGASNFLSKSTKWLAVVFFGISLFMAWYASHGSRPAAQQDLGLMSAPAATAPAAPAGELPAVPKAPETPAQQPVPSATVPAQAETPKSGEEKPSEGTQTR, encoded by the coding sequence ATGCTGATGTTGATCCTCAATGTGGTCTACGTGCTGGTCGCAGTGGCCATGATCGCGCTCATCCTGATGCAGCGTGGTTCCGGCGCGGCCGCAGGGTCGGGTTTCGGTGCCGGCGCCTCGGGCACCGTGTTCGGCGCGCGTGGCGCGTCCAACTTCCTGTCCAAGTCGACCAAGTGGCTGGCCGTGGTGTTCTTCGGCATCAGCCTCTTCATGGCCTGGTACGCCAGCCATGGCTCGCGCCCGGCGGCGCAGCAGGACCTCGGCCTGATGTCGGCGCCGGCCGCCACTGCGCCGGCCGCACCGGCAGGCGAGCTTCCGGCCGTGCCCAAGGCCCCGGAAACCCCGGCGCAGCAGCCTGTTCCGTCGGCCACTGTGCCGGCTCAGGCGGAAACTCCGAAATCTGGTGAAGAAAAGCCTTCGGAAGGCACCCAGACTCGCTGA